In Candidatus Terasakiella magnetica, the following are encoded in one genomic region:
- a CDS encoding ion transporter, whose translation MAEDYKERSDIDRRKGRKLESEQSVGRREDDILNAIAPLSPEFERQDSTQQSRRNRLYEIMDAGNKDDGAAKAFDIFIVSLISLNVLAVILESVASLHAQWATQFYYFEVFSVAIFSVELACRIWTTTEKPQDKFHHPFWGRLRYLFTPTALIDIIAILPFYLSFLIALDLRFMRVLRLLRVFKLTRYSSAMTILLNVLRQEAKAFGAALFVLLLLMTFSASMIFLFEHEAQPEVFSNIPNAMWWAVITLTTVGFGDAYPITPMGKFFGAAISIVGIGMVALPAGILASAFSEQLHIRRERYRDKVVDALSDGVLTAGEAEKLRKIQEDLGISVDEARNILHHSVKGGLHFYTHCPHCGESLQDVDK comes from the coding sequence ATGGCTGAAGACTATAAAGAACGTTCAGACATAGATCGTCGCAAAGGCAGAAAGCTTGAGAGTGAGCAATCTGTCGGGCGGCGCGAAGATGATATTCTCAATGCCATTGCCCCTTTAAGCCCAGAGTTTGAGCGCCAAGACAGCACCCAGCAAAGCCGACGCAACCGTCTCTATGAGATAATGGATGCGGGCAATAAAGACGACGGGGCGGCAAAAGCCTTTGATATTTTCATCGTCAGCCTCATCTCCCTCAACGTGCTGGCGGTAATTTTAGAATCCGTTGCCAGCCTTCATGCCCAATGGGCCACCCAGTTTTATTATTTTGAAGTCTTCAGTGTGGCAATTTTCAGTGTTGAGCTTGCCTGTCGTATCTGGACCACAACTGAAAAGCCCCAAGATAAGTTTCATCACCCCTTTTGGGGGCGCTTAAGGTATCTGTTCACGCCAACCGCCCTGATTGATATCATCGCCATCTTGCCATTTTATCTCAGTTTCCTTATTGCGCTTGATCTGCGTTTCATGCGGGTGCTTAGGCTCTTGCGGGTCTTTAAGCTGACGCGCTATTCCTCTGCCATGACGATCTTGCTTAATGTACTGCGCCAAGAAGCCAAGGCCTTTGGGGCTGCGCTTTTTGTGCTCCTACTGCTCATGACATTTTCTGCCAGTATGATCTTTCTGTTTGAACATGAAGCCCAGCCTGAGGTCTTTTCCAACATCCCCAACGCCATGTGGTGGGCAGTGATTACCCTCACCACGGTTGGATTCGGTGATGCCTATCCCATCACCCCCATGGGGAAATTCTTTGGAGCGGCCATTTCCATTGTTGGTATTGGCATGGTTGCCCTGCCAGCAGGTATTTTAGCCTCGGCCTTTTCAGAACAGCTTCATATCCGGCGCGAACGCTACCGTGACAAGGTGGTTGATGCACTTTCAGATGGGGTGCTGACCGCAGGTGAAGCGGAAAAATTAAGAAAAATTCAGGAAGATCTGGGTATTTCTGTAGATGAAGCGCGCAATATTTTGCATCATAGCGTCAAAGGGGGCCTACATTTTTACACCCATTGCCCCCATTGTGGCGAAAGCTTGCAGGACGTTGATAAATAA
- a CDS encoding HAD family hydrolase, with protein sequence MAPEPFDLIIFDCDGVLVDSELLASHVLSEQLALHNVDIPPRECRDRFTGSSLKRVKELVFQATAIELPDNFEERIREQDRHVFEDRLRPVSGIEETMELLHMPVCVASSGSLDKVTHSLKLAQIYDKFAPHLFSAEMVARGKPAPDLFLYAAEKMNVKPERCLVIEDSPVGVKGAKKAGMTVFGFAGGSHAGPGYAEMLDLSGANITFREMFALPNLIKFYQR encoded by the coding sequence ATGGCCCCAGAACCTTTTGACCTGATCATTTTTGATTGCGACGGCGTCCTTGTGGATAGTGAGCTTTTGGCCTCCCACGTGCTTTCAGAACAGCTCGCCCTGCATAATGTGGATATCCCGCCGCGCGAATGTCGCGACCGTTTTACAGGCTCCAGCCTGAAACGGGTAAAAGAGCTCGTCTTTCAAGCCACAGCCATTGAACTGCCCGATAATTTTGAAGAACGTATTCGCGAACAAGACCGCCATGTGTTTGAAGATCGCCTGCGCCCGGTCTCTGGTATTGAAGAAACCATGGAACTTTTACACATGCCTGTTTGTGTGGCCTCCAGCGGATCGCTAGATAAAGTAACCCATTCGCTCAAGCTCGCCCAAATTTATGATAAATTTGCCCCGCACCTCTTTTCTGCTGAAATGGTGGCGCGCGGTAAACCCGCACCGGACCTGTTTTTATATGCAGCTGAGAAAATGAATGTAAAACCGGAGCGTTGTTTGGTGATTGAAGATAGCCCCGTTGGTGTGAAAGGGGCGAAAAAAGCCGGAATGACCGTCTTTGGTTTTGCCGGTGGTTCCCACGCTGGACCGGGTTATGCAGAAATGCTTGATCTTTCTGGTGCCAATATCACCTTTAGAGAAATGTTTGCCCTTCCCAACCTTATTAAGTTTTATCAAAGATGA
- a CDS encoding tetratricopeptide repeat protein: MITTDLDDKRALAQTLFDSGQLKDAIALQLEVFNQTQKISDLKAFVSFIIANQDYKGALDMLALLQRSPKGYEDPETIRNFGLCYTRSGQHALALPFLSKYIDIKSDDALMHDCLAQCYFHLSDNDNSRYHGACSLTLKDAQSQAPVLTTLETCRIPAFNSLQKMKNVIAFSISGEEKNTLRGALQAADSAKRLYGQWTCRFYLDQTVPARIQKALQAKGAELIMMDTDEADLRTSLWKLHVCMDEHIDRYLIRDHMNAITPREVAAVDQWINSDKHFHIMRDHVSQCALVPAGLWGGVQGALANMGTLLYKFLTHTRPQAKMDELFCEQNLWPTIKQSCLIHDSCHDLESITAFPKKTALPNGKYVGQPFSG, encoded by the coding sequence ATGATCACGACAGATTTAGATGATAAACGTGCGCTTGCACAAACACTCTTTGACTCAGGCCAACTCAAAGATGCCATTGCGCTTCAGCTTGAAGTCTTTAACCAAACCCAGAAAATCAGTGACCTGAAAGCCTTTGTCAGCTTTATCATTGCCAATCAGGACTATAAGGGCGCACTTGATATGCTGGCGTTGTTGCAACGTTCCCCAAAAGGCTATGAAGACCCTGAGACCATCCGCAATTTTGGCCTGTGTTATACCCGTTCAGGCCAACATGCATTGGCGTTGCCGTTTTTAAGCAAATATATAGACATAAAATCCGATGATGCGCTTATGCATGACTGTCTGGCGCAATGTTATTTCCATCTTAGCGATAATGACAACAGCCGCTATCACGGGGCGTGCAGCCTGACCTTAAAAGACGCCCAATCTCAAGCTCCGGTTCTCACCACACTTGAGACCTGTCGCATTCCCGCCTTTAACTCCCTGCAAAAAATGAAAAATGTCATCGCTTTTTCCATCAGCGGGGAAGAAAAAAACACATTGCGCGGCGCACTACAGGCTGCAGACAGTGCAAAGCGGCTTTATGGGCAATGGACCTGTCGTTTTTACCTTGATCAGACCGTACCTGCACGCATCCAAAAAGCCCTGCAAGCCAAAGGCGCTGAATTGATTATGATGGATACGGATGAGGCGGATTTACGCACCAGCCTGTGGAAATTACACGTCTGTATGGATGAACATATTGATCGATATCTTATTCGCGATCATATGAACGCCATTACACCGCGCGAAGTCGCAGCGGTTGACCAATGGATCAATTCAGATAAACATTTCCATATTATGCGCGACCATGTCAGCCAATGCGCCCTTGTGCCTGCGGGGTTATGGGGGGGCGTGCAAGGCGCGTTAGCCAATATGGGGACATTGCTTTATAAATTCCTCACCCACACACGCCCACAGGCAAAAATGGATGAGCTTTTTTGTGAACAAAACCTTTGGCCCACCATTAAACAAAGCTGCCTGATCCATGACAGCTGCCATGACCTTGAGAGCATTACAGCTTTTCCCAAAAAGACAGCCCTGCCAAATGGGAAATATGTGGGTCAGCCCTTTTCAGGATAG
- the thpR gene encoding RNA 2',3'-cyclic phosphodiesterase yields the protein MMRLFMGVELPDGVKDRLVPLCSGLKEARWVPPHNMHITLAFVGEVDHGAAFDLHEALCNVQFDPFDLSLHEVDCFESRGKAKVIWAGVKGEIEALTHLHQKILTAVEQAGLVPERRKYKPHVTLARLKNTPLEKAQDYMSANNGLKTHSFKVAHFSLFRSHLTRHGADYEVLESYPEKG from the coding sequence ATGATGCGCCTTTTTATGGGGGTGGAATTGCCAGATGGGGTGAAAGACAGGCTTGTACCCTTATGTTCAGGCCTGAAGGAGGCGCGTTGGGTTCCCCCTCATAATATGCATATCACACTGGCCTTTGTGGGCGAGGTTGATCACGGTGCAGCCTTTGATCTACATGAGGCTTTATGTAATGTGCAGTTTGACCCGTTTGATCTCTCATTACACGAGGTCGATTGTTTTGAAAGCCGTGGCAAGGCCAAGGTCATTTGGGCCGGGGTGAAAGGCGAGATTGAGGCTTTAACCCATCTTCATCAAAAGATTTTAACTGCGGTGGAACAAGCAGGGCTGGTGCCTGAACGACGCAAATATAAACCCCATGTCACATTGGCACGTCTTAAAAATACCCCGCTTGAAAAAGCGCAAGATTATATGAGTGCCAATAACGGCTTGAAAACCCATAGTTTTAAGGTGGCCCATTTCAGCCTGTTTCGCTCCCACCTCACCCGTCATGGGGCTGATTATGAGGTTTTGGAGAGCTATCCTGAAAAGGGCTGA
- a CDS encoding NADP(H)-dependent aldo-keto reductase: protein MHYKKLGRTDIDVSLVCLGTMTWGEQNSEAEGHEQMDYATAQGVNFFDVAEMYPVTPRKETYADTERVIGTWFEKRGKRDDIVLASKVIGPGNFFDYIRDGAARLTEKDIMAAVEDSLARLKTDYIDIYQIHWPSRPTNYFGQLNYPDGADYSSAVPIEETLGAMVKLVEQGKIRHIGVSNESAWGVMEYLRLSEKNNWPRIVSIQNPYNLMTRQYEVGLSEVSVREDVGLLAYSPLGGGTLSGKYIGGQQPEGARMTLWPERYSRFTKPRAKEATQAYYEIAKKHGLDMSQMALAYLKTKSFMTASIIGATNLEQLKSNILAYELDLSEEVLADIEAAHVDNPNPAP from the coding sequence ATGCACTATAAAAAACTCGGGCGCACAGATATTGACGTATCACTGGTTTGTCTTGGCACCATGACATGGGGTGAGCAAAATAGTGAGGCAGAAGGCCATGAGCAGATGGATTATGCCACAGCCCAAGGCGTTAACTTCTTTGACGTGGCAGAAATGTATCCGGTGACCCCGCGCAAAGAAACATATGCCGATACCGAACGGGTGATCGGCACATGGTTTGAAAAACGCGGCAAGCGTGATGATATCGTTCTGGCAAGCAAGGTAATTGGGCCGGGTAATTTCTTTGATTATATCCGCGATGGCGCAGCCCGCCTGACAGAAAAAGATATTATGGCAGCGGTGGAGGATAGCCTTGCGCGTCTTAAAACTGATTATATCGATATCTACCAAATCCATTGGCCCTCGCGCCCAACCAATTATTTTGGGCAGCTGAACTATCCTGATGGGGCGGATTATTCAAGTGCTGTACCCATTGAAGAAACCTTGGGCGCGATGGTGAAGCTGGTGGAACAAGGTAAAATCCGCCATATCGGTGTCTCAAACGAAAGTGCATGGGGGGTGATGGAATATCTGCGCCTGTCAGAAAAAAACAACTGGCCGCGCATTGTCTCCATCCAAAATCCTTATAATTTGATGACGCGTCAATATGAAGTGGGCCTTTCAGAAGTCTCTGTGCGCGAAGATGTCGGGCTTTTGGCCTATTCACCACTGGGTGGAGGCACATTGTCGGGTAAATATATTGGCGGTCAACAGCCCGAAGGCGCGCGTATGACCCTTTGGCCTGAGCGCTACAGCCGCTTTACCAAGCCACGCGCAAAAGAAGCCACACAAGCTTATTATGAGATTGCAAAAAAACATGGGCTGGATATGAGCCAGATGGCTTTGGCCTATTTAAAGACCAAAAGCTTTATGACCGCTTCTATCATTGGCGCGACAAATCTGGAGCAACTTAAAAGCAATATTTTGGCCTATGAGCTTGATCTGAGCGAAGAGGTTTTGGCTGATATTGAAGCGGCCCATGTTGATAACCCTAATCCCGCACCTTAA
- a CDS encoding arylesterase — protein MGFGLLNPIITFSRFVLFLCLVNTASANVETKDFTILVLGDSLSAGYGLPKGDAFPEQLSNKINNNQNNINIINAGVSGDTTQGGLARLGWALSDNPDMVIVELGANDGLRGLEPSLMEKNLDAIITELKKREIKVLLTGMYAPPNYGEDYLKEYNSVFPRLAKRHNITLYPFFLEGVAGEPTLNQPDGIHPTKEGIAIMVDRILPYVKEVMK, from the coding sequence ATGGGCTTTGGCCTTTTAAATCCGATAATAACTTTTTCCAGATTTGTGCTGTTTCTCTGTCTTGTCAACACAGCGAGTGCAAATGTTGAGACCAAGGATTTCACCATCCTTGTTTTAGGGGACAGTCTAAGTGCTGGCTATGGTCTTCCCAAAGGCGATGCCTTTCCTGAACAGCTTTCAAATAAAATTAATAATAATCAAAATAATATAAATATTATTAATGCAGGTGTTTCTGGCGATACGACCCAAGGCGGGCTGGCGCGCCTTGGCTGGGCGCTTAGCGATAATCCCGATATGGTGATTGTGGAACTGGGCGCGAATGATGGTTTGCGCGGCCTTGAACCCAGCCTCATGGAAAAGAACCTTGATGCGATTATAACCGAGCTTAAAAAACGCGAGATCAAGGTGCTGTTAACAGGTATGTATGCACCGCCCAATTATGGCGAGGACTATTTAAAAGAATATAATTCTGTCTTTCCTCGCCTTGCCAAGCGTCATAACATCACCCTATATCCATTTTTCCTAGAGGGTGTTGCAGGTGAGCCTACACTTAACCAGCCTGACGGCATCCATCCCACCAAAGAAGGTATTGCGATTATGGTTGATCGCATTTTGCCTTACGTCAAAGAGGTAATGAAATAA
- a CDS encoding ABC transporter ATP-binding protein, which yields MSDTPALQLQDIHLKLASQAGDVNILKGINLEIHRGETIAIVGPSGSGKSSMMMVIAGLERSTSGRVMISGKDVTNFSEDELALFRRDHIGIVFQDFHLVPTMTALENVSIPLEFANTPNAYVKAKEQLEAVGLGHRLEHYPSQLSGGEQQRVALARAFAAQPDLLLADEPTGNLDGETGEKVMDLLFNRHKAQNNTLLLITHDPKLAEKCDRTIHVQDGRISDHNLKEVAAS from the coding sequence ATGAGCGATACTCCCGCGCTGCAATTACAAGACATTCACCTTAAGCTGGCAAGTCAGGCTGGTGACGTCAATATCCTAAAAGGAATTAATTTAGAAATTCACCGTGGGGAGACCATTGCCATTGTCGGCCCAAGTGGGTCGGGCAAGTCCTCTATGATGATGGTCATTGCGGGGTTGGAACGTTCAACATCGGGCCGTGTGATGATTTCTGGCAAGGATGTCACCAATTTTAGTGAAGATGAGCTGGCCCTCTTTCGCCGTGACCATATTGGCATTGTTTTTCAAGACTTCCATCTGGTGCCGACCATGACGGCGCTTGAAAATGTTTCGATACCGTTAGAATTTGCAAATACGCCCAATGCCTATGTAAAAGCCAAAGAACAGCTAGAGGCCGTTGGCCTTGGTCATCGCCTTGAACATTACCCCTCCCAACTCTCAGGAGGCGAACAACAGCGCGTTGCCTTAGCGCGTGCTTTTGCCGCTCAGCCGGATTTATTACTGGCAGATGAGCCCACAGGTAACCTGGATGGGGAGACGGGTGAGAAGGTTATGGATTTGTTATTTAACCGACATAAAGCCCAAAACAACACACTTTTGCTCATTACCCATGACCCGAAGCTCGCTGAAAAATGTGACCGCACCATCCATGTGCAAGATGGGCGCATTAGCGATCATAACCTTAAAGAGGTCGCAGCCTCATGA
- a CDS encoding ABC transporter permease — MSGWSQSWRLARRELRGGTKGFRIFLACLILGVTTIAAVSSLNESISHGLARDGRALLGGDLDLRLSGRTITDEQQKYLQAHGQLSHVSEMRAMAQNGEQRLLVELKSVDDFYPLVGNLTSQPPLSIKQSLSENSALVEKLALDRLGVKVGDEITLGQARVTISGLITKEPDRIASVINFGPRMMISQKTLENTQLLKPGSVVRHHYRLQYNDISNSNNFIDNLKEKFPQAGWRVRTPDNAAPGVENFIDRLSLFLSFVGFTTLLIGGVGVSSGVRDYLDGKIATIATFKSLGATNKIVFQTYLIQILLLSLIGIAVGLILGASIPYVSSIVGSSFFPVQPEAALYLPQLLTAAAFGFLIVLTFAFWPLGRTQSVSASALFRDKSTPITAPPAPVYRNLSYLFSFLLIILTLSTAHRLDFAVIFVVVAALVLATLKGAGILTMRLAKKAPHFKQTGLRLAITALHRPGTTAPSVILSLGLGLSVLVAVTLIDQNLRGQINDNLPKEAPAFFFIDIQNEQTEQFDRTLTSLKGTGNYKRVPSLRGRITKINGVDVDKVEVAPQSQWAVRGDRALTYASQPSEGSKIIKGQWWAADYRGKPLISLDAGLAKGFGVDIGNTLTVNVLGRNVTATITSLREINWRSMRFDFAIIMSPGLLEHAPHSHIGAIHADDGAVESIEKSLALDFPNVSIIRVKEALQSARNLMDGISTAIGLAASLTVMAGGFVLAGAMASGREQRTYEAIVFKVLGATRSRMLQAYLIEYGVLGLVTGLISAGVGTIASWGVITFLMKMDWAFYPNTIALTLILCLILTIGAGFIGTWRALGQKAAPHLRNE; from the coding sequence ATGAGTGGATGGTCACAAAGCTGGCGTTTGGCACGCCGTGAATTAAGAGGCGGCACCAAAGGCTTTCGCATCTTTCTTGCCTGCCTGATTTTAGGGGTTACCACCATTGCGGCGGTTTCATCCCTTAATGAATCCATCTCTCATGGCTTGGCCCGTGATGGTCGGGCCTTGCTCGGCGGTGATCTGGATTTACGCCTGTCTGGTCGCACCATAACGGATGAGCAACAAAAATACTTACAGGCCCATGGGCAGCTTTCCCATGTCAGTGAAATGCGCGCCATGGCCCAAAATGGTGAGCAGCGCCTGCTTGTTGAATTAAAATCCGTTGATGATTTTTACCCCCTTGTGGGCAACCTCACAAGCCAGCCACCTCTTTCTATCAAACAGTCTTTGAGCGAAAATTCAGCCCTTGTTGAAAAACTCGCACTGGATCGTTTAGGGGTTAAAGTCGGTGATGAAATCACCCTTGGACAAGCACGTGTTACAATTTCGGGCCTGATTACCAAAGAGCCAGATCGCATTGCCTCGGTGATAAATTTCGGCCCGCGCATGATGATTTCCCAAAAAACTTTGGAAAATACGCAGCTGTTAAAACCGGGAAGTGTGGTGCGCCATCACTATCGCCTGCAGTATAATGACATAAGCAATTCTAATAATTTTATTGATAATCTTAAGGAAAAATTTCCACAAGCTGGATGGCGCGTGCGCACACCAGACAATGCCGCCCCCGGTGTGGAGAACTTCATTGACCGCCTATCCCTCTTTCTCAGCTTCGTTGGATTCACCACCTTATTGATCGGCGGGGTCGGGGTGAGCTCGGGCGTGCGCGATTATCTCGATGGCAAGATCGCCACCATTGCCACCTTTAAAAGTTTAGGGGCAACCAACAAGATTGTCTTTCAAACTTATCTAATCCAGATCCTGCTTCTCAGCCTGATCGGCATTGCAGTTGGTCTTATTCTTGGGGCCTCTATCCCTTATGTTTCCTCAATTGTGGGCTCCAGCTTCTTCCCTGTACAGCCAGAGGCCGCACTTTATTTACCACAACTTCTTACCGCAGCTGCCTTTGGTTTCCTCATCGTCCTTACCTTTGCCTTTTGGCCTTTAGGGCGTACACAAAGCGTTTCTGCCAGTGCGTTGTTTCGCGATAAAAGCACACCGATTACGGCCCCACCAGCCCCTGTTTATCGCAATTTATCTTACCTTTTTTCATTCTTATTAATTATTCTTACCCTAAGCACCGCACATCGCCTTGATTTTGCTGTTATCTTTGTTGTTGTCGCTGCACTCGTTCTTGCCACCCTAAAAGGTGCGGGCATATTGACCATGCGTCTTGCCAAGAAGGCCCCGCATTTTAAACAGACGGGTCTTCGCCTTGCTATTACGGCACTTCATCGCCCGGGTACAACGGCCCCATCTGTTATCCTGTCCCTTGGGCTTGGCTTATCGGTTTTGGTGGCAGTCACCCTGATTGATCAGAATTTGCGCGGACAGATTAATGACAACCTCCCTAAAGAAGCCCCGGCTTTTTTCTTTATTGATATCCAAAATGAGCAAACAGAACAGTTCGACCGCACCTTGACCTCTCTTAAAGGTACGGGAAATTATAAACGTGTGCCGTCTTTGCGCGGACGCATTACAAAAATCAATGGGGTTGATGTGGATAAGGTGGAGGTTGCACCACAATCGCAATGGGCTGTTCGCGGTGATCGCGCACTGACTTACGCCAGCCAACCCTCAGAAGGCTCAAAAATCATCAAAGGCCAATGGTGGGCGGCTGATTATCGCGGCAAACCGTTAATTTCCCTTGATGCCGGGCTGGCAAAAGGTTTTGGCGTGGATATCGGTAATACGCTCACCGTTAATGTGCTTGGGCGCAATGTTACAGCCACGATTACTTCTTTGCGCGAGATAAACTGGCGCTCCATGCGGTTTGATTTTGCCATTATCATGAGCCCGGGCCTGTTAGAACATGCGCCCCATTCCCATATCGGGGCCATTCATGCTGATGATGGCGCTGTTGAGTCTATTGAGAAATCCCTTGCTCTAGATTTTCCCAATGTGTCCATCATCCGTGTGAAAGAGGCTTTGCAGTCTGCGCGCAATTTAATGGATGGCATTTCCACCGCCATTGGGTTAGCAGCCAGCCTGACAGTTATGGCAGGCGGGTTTGTTTTGGCAGGGGCCATGGCCTCGGGCCGCGAACAACGCACTTACGAAGCTATTGTTTTTAAGGTTTTAGGGGCAACGCGTTCGCGCATGTTGCAAGCCTACCTTATAGAATATGGCGTTCTTGGCCTTGTCACCGGGCTGATTAGTGCAGGCGTTGGCACCATTGCCTCGTGGGGGGTGATTACATTCTTGATGAAAATGGATTGGGCCTTTTATCCAAACACAATCGCGCTGACACTTATATTATGTCTTATCCTCACCATTGGAGCCGGATTTATCGGTACATGGCGGGCATTAGGCCAAAAAGCAGCCCCGCATTTGCGCAATGAATAA
- a CDS encoding Bax inhibitor-1/YccA family protein, translating into MQFGNNRQTMSHSEARVAQYDVGLRKYMLGVYNYMAAALALTGIVAMLASSSATVMQTIHGTPLKWVVMLAPLGFVFYFSARIHKMSTSAAQICFWAFSGLMGLSLSYILLAYTGTSVARTFFVTAIAFGSLSLYGYTTKRDLSGMGSFLIMGVVGLIIGGIVNIFLQSTMMHFIISGVGVLLFAGLTAYDTQQIKDTYHELDSSDVAGKKAIMGALMLYLDFINMFQFLLAFMGERD; encoded by the coding sequence ATGCAATTCGGTAATAACCGTCAAACCATGTCACATTCTGAGGCACGCGTTGCACAGTATGATGTGGGCCTTCGCAAATATATGCTGGGTGTTTACAACTATATGGCTGCTGCCTTGGCGCTTACAGGCATCGTCGCCATGTTGGCTTCAAGCTCTGCCACTGTGATGCAGACCATTCATGGCACACCCTTGAAATGGGTTGTCATGCTGGCGCCACTGGGTTTTGTTTTCTACTTCAGTGCACGTATTCATAAAATGTCTACATCTGCCGCGCAAATTTGCTTTTGGGCATTTTCCGGCCTGATGGGCTTGTCCCTATCTTACATCCTGCTGGCTTATACTGGCACAAGCGTGGCCCGTACTTTCTTTGTAACAGCCATCGCCTTTGGTTCACTCAGCCTTTATGGCTATACAACAAAACGTGACCTTTCTGGCATGGGTTCTTTCTTGATCATGGGTGTTGTTGGCCTGATCATTGGCGGGATCGTCAATATCTTCCTGCAAAGCACAATGATGCACTTCATCATTTCCGGCGTTGGTGTGTTGTTGTTTGCCGGTCTGACAGCGTATGACACACAGCAGATCAAAGACACATATCATGAGCTTGATAGCTCTGATGTAGCTGGCAAAAAAGCCATCATGGGTGCCTTGATGCTCTATCTCGATTTCATCAACATGTTCCAGTTCTTGCTGGCCTTCATGGGTGAGCGCGACTAG
- a CDS encoding 2-hydroxyacid dehydrogenase: MPKQRILVTRKLPDEVEKRLIDTFATNLQGGDFPDNSERLIQQSHDVDGILCSPCDQIGADLIEKLPERIRIISTFSVGYEHIDIKAAMARGITVTNTPGVLTDATADIALLLILGATRRAFEGERLIRENKWQGWNPTQLMGTGLQGKRLGILGMGRIGQAVANRAKAFGMEVHYHNRRPVEFDATYHETAESLLSNSDVLSLHCPLTPETKGFLSKERIELLPQGAVVINTARGGVIEDEALIEALKSKRLFAAGLDVFEGEPNLHAGYRALDNTFLLPHLGSATIETRNAMGFMAIDNLESFFKGESPPNVVKP; this comes from the coding sequence ATGCCAAAACAGCGCATTCTCGTGACACGTAAATTACCCGATGAAGTAGAGAAACGTCTCATAGATACATTTGCAACTAATTTGCAAGGAGGCGACTTTCCGGACAATTCAGAAAGGTTAATTCAACAATCACATGATGTAGATGGTATTTTATGTAGCCCGTGCGATCAAATCGGTGCCGATTTGATTGAAAAATTACCAGAACGTATTCGCATCATTTCTACATTCTCGGTTGGCTATGAACATATTGATATTAAAGCCGCAATGGCGCGCGGCATCACCGTGACCAACACACCGGGTGTTTTAACCGATGCCACAGCCGATATCGCCCTGCTTTTAATATTGGGGGCGACACGCAGGGCCTTTGAAGGCGAAAGACTGATTAGGGAAAATAAATGGCAAGGCTGGAACCCGACCCAATTAATGGGGACAGGCCTGCAAGGAAAGCGCCTTGGCATTTTAGGCATGGGCCGTATCGGTCAAGCTGTGGCCAATCGGGCCAAAGCCTTTGGTATGGAGGTGCATTATCACAACCGCCGCCCTGTTGAGTTTGACGCGACATATCATGAAACGGCTGAAAGTCTGCTGTCTAATAGTGATGTCTTAAGCCTGCATTGCCCACTTACGCCTGAGACAAAGGGCTTTCTTAGTAAAGAGCGCATCGAGCTTTTACCCCAAGGCGCCGTGGTGATTAATACCGCACGCGGTGGTGTGATTGAGGATGAGGCATTGATTGAGGCTTTAAAATCAAAGAGGCTGTTTGCCGCAGGCCTTGATGTGTTCGAAGGGGAGCCCAACCTCCATGCAGGTTATCGAGCCCTTGATAATACATTCTTGTTGCCTCACCTGGGCAGCGCGACCATTGAGACGCGCAACGCCATGGGCTTTATGGCAATTGATAATCTGGAAAGTTTCTTTAAAGGGGAAAGCCCACCCAATGTGGTGAAGCCATAA
- a CDS encoding J domain-containing protein — protein MAKAKPKSSNLKHSYTIPCSSEFRDQVSALADQKKVNVADLARSVLLMVSDADIYNFTDPGDPEPQDRETVILKSGPSKGRPWRRKPRLQVRMAPGFEVLHIRKALNLSLYMERGEACVRIDTQESLAQQQLEAERLRKEAIEAAEQEKKNHQLPETTEELERLKAIVSVLSFEPLSNGVQDRGDALHILGFPPKTYPDRSELRARFRMLATIHHPDGKYGSHERMSQLNQAMEILRYAS, from the coding sequence ATGGCGAAAGCGAAACCAAAGTCATCCAACTTAAAACACTCATATACCATTCCCTGCTCCAGTGAGTTCCGTGATCAGGTCAGTGCATTGGCTGATCAGAAGAAAGTCAATGTTGCTGACCTAGCTCGTTCCGTCTTGTTGATGGTCAGTGATGCTGACATATATAATTTTACAGATCCGGGTGATCCAGAGCCACAAGACCGCGAAACAGTCATTCTTAAATCGGGCCCCAGTAAAGGGCGGCCTTGGCGACGCAAACCCCGTTTGCAAGTGCGCATGGCCCCGGGGTTTGAAGTGTTACATATCCGCAAGGCACTCAATCTTTCCTTGTATATGGAGCGTGGTGAGGCCTGTGTGCGTATCGACACGCAAGAGAGCTTGGCCCAGCAGCAGCTTGAGGCAGAACGCCTGCGAAAAGAAGCTATCGAGGCCGCTGAACAGGAAAAGAAAAATCATCAACTACCCGAAACAACTGAGGAATTGGAACGCTTAAAGGCAATTGTTTCGGTTCTGTCATTTGAACCGCTGAGCAACGGCGTTCAAGACCGTGGGGATGCGCTTCATATCCTTGGCTTTCCGCCAAAGACCTATCCCGATCGCTCAGAACTGCGGGCGCGCTTTCGTATGTTAGCCACCATTCACCACCCAGACGGGAAGTATGGTAGCCATGAACGCATGAGCCAATTGAACCAAGCCATGGAAATTCTACGCTATGCAAGCTAG